The proteins below are encoded in one region of Rhododendron vialii isolate Sample 1 chromosome 7a, ASM3025357v1:
- the LOC131332910 gene encoding uncharacterized protein LOC131332910 gives MNEFCKRRPPTFNGDTNPIVAETWLKEVKLKGEARYWWDLMEATHTIATMTFDEFETLFLDKYFPTPLRLVKEQEFLNLKQGTMIVTQYAAKFEELSRYALAAITTEDKKARRFEWGLTTARRVVVAQAFPTYTGVVKCALRLESQENDFKTRWRKATGNTGRPIRTQPSNNNRGPYPTKPFTPSQNNQPWKTAAPGRGEPQRGGKNIATVQCFNY, from the exons ATGAACGAATTTTGCAAACGCCGACCTCCGACCTTCAATGGAGATACCAACCCCATCGTAGCTGAAACATGGCTGAAGGAAGTCAAG CTAAAAGGAGAAGCCCGTTATTGGTGGGAtttgatggaggcaacccataccatagccaccatgaccttcgACGAGTTCGAGACCctgtttctcgacaagtacttCCCCACTCCTCTTCGTTTGGTCAAGGAACAAGAGTTTCTAAATCTGAAACAAGGAACGATGATCGTTACCCAATACGCGGCCAAGTTCGAGGAACTGTCCCGCTACGCCCTAGCCGCCATAACAACAGAGGACAAGAAAGCGAGAAGGTTTGAATGGGGACTGACAACAGCTAGAAGGGTCGTGGTGGCGCAGGCTTTCCCCACTTATACCGGTGTTGTGAAGTGTGCTCTTCGACTGGAGAGTCAGGAaaatgacttcaaaacccgatggaggaaaGCGACAGGCAACACTGGCAGACCTATCCGAACTCAACCTTCCAACAACAACCGCGGACCCTACCCTACCAAACCCTTTACCCCGTCGCAAAACAACCAACCTTGGAAGACTGCTGCACCAGGACGTGGCGAACCGCAGAGGGGCGGCAAAAACATAGCAACAGTTCAGTGCTTCAACTATTag